The DNA window GATTCTTCCGGCTTGATCGTCGGGTAATACTTCTCACTTGCTTGCAGGAGATCGTTGATTTCGCCGGCTACCTCGACTCCCGAGAAGCCGCCTCCGATCACTGCGAAGGTCAGGAAGAACTCCCGGCGTACGGGGTCCTCACAAACCGCTGCCTGCTCGAGCTGCTGCGAAATCTGCGCCCGCAATGCCACCGCATCGGCGACCGTACGAAACGGAAAGGCATGATCGGCCATCCCCGGTACAGCGCTGAGATTCACACCACTGCCGCAGGCAATAATCACATGGTCGTATTTCAGAGTCCGTTTCAGTCCATCGAAGCTTTCAAACACGAGCGTGTTTTCGGGCAGATGGATGTCGATCACCTTTTCGCGGCGGCACTCCACGTCGGGCAACGCCACCCGCAGCGGGGTGGCAGGAACTTCCGCCTGGATCGAACTTCCGGCTACTTCCGCCAACAGCGGTTGGAACACCATATAGTTCTCTTCGCTGAATACGACAATGTGCGCTTCCTCGGTGCTCATCAACCGGCGAAGCCGACGCCCACAAGCCACCCCGGCGAACCCGCCTCCGACAATCGCAATTGTTTTCTTCGCCATGCTCTCTCTCTAGTGTGCCTTTGTTTCCTTCGGGATGGTGGCGGTCTGGAGGAGGAGAAGCCTTGAAGAAAAATCAGACCTTCCTCAGTTTCTTCCTGCTGGCGGCGTACGGGATTGCACAAAAGGAGAGCCCGCAACCCAAGTTGCAGTACGCCGTGATCCTCACCCGACACGGCGTTCGCGCTCCTCTGGCGCCGAATCGCTGGCTTCATTTTTACTCCGTGGGGTCTTGGCCCAGTTGGGGCGTCCTCCCTGGTCATCTCACTCCCCACGGGCGGCAGATGATGAAGCTGATGGGAGCCTACTATGGCGAGACCTTTCGCGCCGAAGGGCTGCTTGCTCGCAATGGTTGCGAGGACTCCGGCCGCATCTATGTCTGGTCAGATAGCGATCAGCGCACTACGGAATCGGCTCGTGCACTCCTTGAAGGGATCATCCCCGGATGTCGCTATGCGGTCCACTCTGGCAGACCAGGGATTCCAGATCCGCTCTTGTCTACGCAAGGCACTGCACGATTTCGCTCAGAGGATCGATCTGGACTCCAACCCGCACTCGACAAGTTGCACTTTGTGCTCAAGGGCGCGCGAGCGAGATCGAATCTTTCTCTACGCACGGCAGCAACCTTAGCCGAGAATCTGATGCTCGAATACGCCAATGGCTTCGAGGGAAACGAACTGGGCTGGGGGAGACTGTCCCAGGAAGATTTGCAAGAGATCCTGACGCTCCGTGCTGCGCAGCCGCGCAAAGCGGAGTATGCGCGGAATCTTTGGCTGCGAATCCAGACTTCGCTGTGCCAAGCCGCGACAGGCGAAAGCATCGATGGCTCGATCGGACCCAAGAACACGGCACTGCTGATCCTATCGGGTCACGACAAGAACCTCGAAAGTCTGGCCGCGCTGCTCGGACTCAACTGGCAGCTTGCCTCCTATCCAAAGAACTATGCTTCGCCAGGCGGAGCACTGGTCTTTACGTTGTGGAGGCAAGACGGGCGCTTCCGATTGCGGTCCCAATACATCGCGCAGAGTCTGGAGCAGTTACACAACGGTAGCGGCGGCACACCTGTTGTGATCGACCTGGGGAGCTCCGATTTTACTCCCATCACCCGGCCGCCCCACGGACACTTCTGCGTCGCGACCTCTCTTCTGGTCACTTCCAGCAAGCGGCGGAGATAAAATAATGTCCATCATGCGCCTCCTCCTTGTCCTCGCGATTTCCACCCTCAGCTTTGGAGCGGCGCCTATCGAGTTCAATCGCGACGTCCGGCCGATTCTCTCCGACAAGTGCCTGGCCTGTCACGGTGCCGACGCGAAGAACAAGGGCATTCCGCTTCGTCTCGACATCGAAGCTCAGGCGAAAGCAGACCTCGGCGGCCACCGCGCTATCGTCCCCGGCAATCCCGAGGCGAGCGAACTCGTGAAACGAATCAACACCGATTCGAAGGCTCGCAAGATGCCCCCCATCTTCACCGGTCACGTCCTCACCCAGGCCGAGCGCGACACCCTTACTCAATGGATCGCCCAAGGAGCACAGTGGCAGAAGCACTGGAGCTTCATTCCTCCCGTGCGCCCTGCCTTGCCCAAGGTCTCGGACGAGAAATGGGCGCGCAATCCCATCGACAACTTCATCCTCGCCAAGCTTGATCGCGAAGGTCTCAAGCCCAGCCCGGAGGCGTCCAAGGACCGGCTCATCCGCCGCGTCACCCTCGATCTGACCGGCGTGCCCCCGACTCCGGCTGAAGTCGATACCTTTCTCAAGGACAAGTCCCCCGATGCCTATGACAAGGTCGTCCAGCGTCTGTTGGCCAACCCAAAGTACGGGGAACGCCTTGCCATGCGCTGGCTCGACAACGCGCGCTATGCCGATTCGAATGGCTACCAATACGACGGGGAACGCCAGATGTGGCGCTGGCGCGATTACGTCATCGAGAGCTTCAACAAGAACAAACCCTTCAATGATTTCATTACTGAGCAGATTGCCGGTGACCTGCTGCCCAACGCGACCATGGAACAGAAGATGGGCACGGGCTTCAATCGCAACCACCGCGCGAACACGGAGTTCGGCATCGTTGCCGAAGAGTACGCGGTGGAGTATGTGATCGATCGCGTCGAGACAAACAGCGCTGTGTTCCTCGGTCTCACCATGGGCTGCGCCCGCTGCCACAACCACAAGTACGATCCGACGACGCAGAAGGAGATGTACCAGTTCTACGCCTACTTCAACAATGTGCCCGAGCACGGCCGCGCTATGAAGTACGGCAACTCGCCGCCGCTCATTGCCGCGCCCACGCAAGACCAGCAGGCAAAGCTCGCGCAGTTGGATCAGTCGATCGAGCAGGCGCGTAAGGCGCTGCGTGTCTCGGCCACCCAGCAGCAAAGCTGGCAGACCTCGCTCCTGAAGCAGCCGGAACAGCACTGGGTCCCCGCCGTCGACCTCAAGCGGAAGCTCAGCTTTGAGGACCCCGAGCAGACACGGGCCAACGCGGGCATCGTGCGCTTTGTGCCGGGCCGCATCGGCAAGGCGGTCGAACTCGATGGCACTAACTATCTCGACGCCGGATTTGAAGCTGCCAACTTCGACATCGAAGAACGCTTCACCATTGCAACCTGGGTCTACTCCGACAAGCTGCCGAACGGAACCTTGTTTTCGCGCATGAATGACCGCTTGAAGGGCCGTGGCTATGGCCTCGAGGCGCGCGAGGGCAAGATCCACGTCCACTTCACTTCGGAATTTGCCGACGACGCAATCCGCATGGACAGCGAAGCCGTGCTCCAGCCCAAGACCTGGCAACACGTGACGCTCACCTACAACGGCTCTCGCATGGCCGACGGTATCAAGGTCTATGTGGATGGCAAGCCGGTGCCGCTGAAGATCGAAATCGACGCGATCTACCGGCCCTTTAATAACGCAGCCAAGCAGTTTCCTGAACCCTTCCGCATCGGCGCCGGTGGTGGCCCCACCAAGCGTTTCGCCGGCCGTTTCGATGAACTCGGTGTCTGGTCACGCGTACTCTCGACAGAAGACATCGCGGTTCTCGCCGAAGGCAAGAGCCTCCAGCAACTCGCGCAAGATCCGAGCTCTCCTCATGCCAAGCGAGTGCTGCGCGCAGCCTATCTCGAGGCGGGAGCTCCTCAGCCGCAGCGGGAACTGTGGGCCAGGATCCAGCAGTTGGAACACGATCGCGAGCTCTTTGAATTCGAGCTCCCCACCGTCATGGTGATGGCGGAAATGCCCGTTCGCCGCGACACCTTCATCCTGCAACGGGGTGAATATGACAAGCCCGGTGAGAAGGTGGAGCCTGGAGTGCCCAGCTTTCTGCCGCCGCTCCCCGCAGGCGCGCCGAACAACCGCCTCGGCCTGGCGCAGTGGATGACGGCAAAGGACCACCCGCTCACTGCTCGCGTGAACATCAACCGCTTCTGGCAAGCGATCTTCGGCACGGGCATCGTCAAGACGACGGAAGACTTCGGTAACCAAGGCGAATGGCCCTCGCACCCCGAACTCCTCGATTGGCTCGCCACGGAGTTTGTGGAATCCAAGTGGGACCTCAAGCACATGATGCAGCTGATGGTGACCAGCGCCGCCTATCGTCAGGATTCGCGCACCACTCCCGATCTCACCCAGCGTGACCCCGAAAATCGATGGCTCGCCCACGGCCCCCGTCTGCGTCTGCCCGCCGAAGCGATTCGCGACCAGGCGCTCTACGCCGCAGGTCTGCTGAATCCGAAACTCGGTGGCCGCAGCACCAAGTCCTACCAGCCTGCGGGGCTCTGGGAAGAGCAGTCGATGCAGAACATGGACTACGAGCAGGACCACGGCGCAGACCTCTACCGCCGCTCGCTGTACATGTACTGGAAGCGCACGATCGCGCCGCCAATGATGGTTACC is part of the Bryobacter aggregatus MPL3 genome and encodes:
- a CDS encoding histidine-type phosphatase, with product MKKNQTFLSFFLLAAYGIAQKESPQPKLQYAVILTRHGVRAPLAPNRWLHFYSVGSWPSWGVLPGHLTPHGRQMMKLMGAYYGETFRAEGLLARNGCEDSGRIYVWSDSDQRTTESARALLEGIIPGCRYAVHSGRPGIPDPLLSTQGTARFRSEDRSGLQPALDKLHFVLKGARARSNLSLRTAATLAENLMLEYANGFEGNELGWGRLSQEDLQEILTLRAAQPRKAEYARNLWLRIQTSLCQAATGESIDGSIGPKNTALLILSGHDKNLESLAALLGLNWQLASYPKNYASPGGALVFTLWRQDGRFRLRSQYIAQSLEQLHNGSGGTPVVIDLGSSDFTPITRPPHGHFCVATSLLVTSSKRRR
- a CDS encoding DUF1553 domain-containing protein; translated protein: MRLLLVLAISTLSFGAAPIEFNRDVRPILSDKCLACHGADAKNKGIPLRLDIEAQAKADLGGHRAIVPGNPEASELVKRINTDSKARKMPPIFTGHVLTQAERDTLTQWIAQGAQWQKHWSFIPPVRPALPKVSDEKWARNPIDNFILAKLDREGLKPSPEASKDRLIRRVTLDLTGVPPTPAEVDTFLKDKSPDAYDKVVQRLLANPKYGERLAMRWLDNARYADSNGYQYDGERQMWRWRDYVIESFNKNKPFNDFITEQIAGDLLPNATMEQKMGTGFNRNHRANTEFGIVAEEYAVEYVIDRVETNSAVFLGLTMGCARCHNHKYDPTTQKEMYQFYAYFNNVPEHGRAMKYGNSPPLIAAPTQDQQAKLAQLDQSIEQARKALRVSATQQQSWQTSLLKQPEQHWVPAVDLKRKLSFEDPEQTRANAGIVRFVPGRIGKAVELDGTNYLDAGFEAANFDIEERFTIATWVYSDKLPNGTLFSRMNDRLKGRGYGLEAREGKIHVHFTSEFADDAIRMDSEAVLQPKTWQHVTLTYNGSRMADGIKVYVDGKPVPLKIEIDAIYRPFNNAAKQFPEPFRIGAGGGPTKRFAGRFDELGVWSRVLSTEDIAVLAEGKSLQQLAQDPSSPHAKRVLRAAYLEAGAPQPQRELWARIQQLEHDRELFEFELPTVMVMAEMPVRRDTFILQRGEYDKPGEKVEPGVPSFLPPLPAGAPNNRLGLAQWMTAKDHPLTARVNINRFWQAIFGTGIVKTTEDFGNQGEWPSHPELLDWLATEFVESKWDLKHMMQLMVTSAAYRQDSRTTPDLTQRDPENRWLAHGPRLRLPAEAIRDQALYAAGLLNPKLGGRSTKSYQPAGLWEEQSMQNMDYEQDHGADLYRRSLYMYWKRTIAPPMMVTFDASTRESCTVRESRSNTPLQALNLMNDVTFLEAGRQIGRRMIAEGGATDEARLSYGMKLLLSRTPTPKELSILKSNLNYHRDYFASNPGRVDTYLSKGESPVSKTIPPQEQAAYMAVGNLILNLDEAVTKD